From the Brassica napus cultivar Da-Ae chromosome A8, Da-Ae, whole genome shotgun sequence genome, one window contains:
- the LOC106419665 gene encoding E3 ubiquitin-protein ligase ATL76, whose translation MSANKLPSSAQEFQELVRGGFVSRKLLLHNPFDHNPQGAFAVAPSPHITDENNLSGNVLMLLSVLVCGVICCLGLHYIIRCAFRRSPSFMISEPVSSIPTRRGSPNKGIKKKALNMFPVVTYSREMNLPGLGEECVICLSDFVCGEKLRLLPKCNHGFHVRCIDKWLKQHLTCPKCRHCLVETCQKILGDSSQVTATAPTESLTVRIAPLEPEGRVNTYREST comes from the coding sequence ATGTCTGCAAATAAACTACCTTCTTCAGCTCAGGAGTTCCAAGAACTAGTCCGTGGTGGTTTTGTCTCTAGAAAACTGCTTCTGCACAACCCATTTGACCACAACCCTCAAGGAGCTTTTGCGGTCGCACCATCTCCTCACATAACTGATGAGAACAACCTGAGTGGGAATGTCTTGATGCTTCTGTCAGTTCTAGTCTGTGGAGTCATTTGCTGCCTCGGGTTACATTACATCATTCGTTGCGCATTCAGACGTTCTCCAAGTTTCATGATCTCTGAGCCCGTCTCCAGTATTCCAACACGACGCGGTTCACCAAACAAAGGAATCAAGAAGAAAGCTCTGAATATGTTCCCTGTCGTTACCTACTCACGTGAGATGAACCTGCCAGGGCTTGGCGAAGAGTGCGTCATCTGTCTGTCTGATTTTGTTTGTGGTGAAAAGCTTAGGTTGCTCCCTAAGTGCAACCATGGGTTCCATGTTCGTTGCATTGACAAGTGGCTTAAACAACATTTGACTTGTCCAAAATGCAGACACTGTCTGGTTGAGACATGCCAAAAGATTTTAGGTGACTCCAGTCAAGTGACGGCAACAGCACCAACAGAGAGCCTAACTGTCAGGATAGCTCCTTTAGAGCCTGAAGGAAGAGTAAACACTTATAGAGAAAGCACCTAA
- the LOC125575480 gene encoding uncharacterized protein LOC125575480, with protein MHSPERFSTATQVRRLRWEPRSVCWRRLRLRSIEEPQSKAASKSSSASPVVVPSPPPPTASSPAPAIAQHAPVATVSDGPRKTVATPYAKKLAKQHKVDIRSVAETGPFSRITASDVEAAAGIAPSVAAPPPPVVNASCKAQRWSTTATGHQQGNNTLVTNKMYSLQPIHVMAGQEISGKLHLVVHRKSVGPSADKGGILHTSSCKFNLKEPYYRMSQPSCTRTTSTTVKVKLASTLDHIGNVAQLSPLIGFVHKHVVIVDTEPELEKSEFLAEHEQEAIRQRKMQELMAQHGTGKHAIIRNPDQ; from the exons ATGCATAGTCCTGAGAGATTCTCAACCGCCACTCAG GTGAGACGGCTCCGGTGGGAGCCACGATCGGTTTGCTGGCGGAGACTGAGGCTGAGATCGATCGAAGAACCTCAGAGCAAAGCCGCCTCGAAATCTTCCTCTGCCTCTCCCGTTGTTGTTccgtctcctcctcctccgactGCTTCGTCTCCTGCGCCGGCGATCGCTCAGCATGCTCCGGTGGCGACGGTGTCTGACGGTCCGAGGAAGACTGTAGCGACGCCGTATGCTAAGAAGCTTGCAAAGCAGCATAAAGTGGATATCAGATCCGTTGCGGAAACTGGACCATTCAGTAGGATCACTGCTTCTGACGTGGAGGCTGCGGCTGGGATCGCTCCCTCCGTGGCGGCACCACCGCCTCCTGTGGTGAACGCAAGCTGCAAAG CACAAAGATGGTCCACGACTGCTACTGGTCACCAACAAGGCAACAACACTTTGGTAACAAATAAGATGTATTCTCTCCAGCCTATTCATGTCATGGCAGGGCAAGAAATCAGTGGTAAACTCCATTTGGTTGTCCATAG GAAAAGTGTGGGGCCCAGCGCCGATAAGGGTGGAATCCTTCACACATCATCGTGCAAATTCAACTTGAAGGAACCCTATTATAGAATGTCTCAGCCCTCTTGCACAAGAACCACCAGCACAACCGTAA AGGTTAAGTTAGCGTCTACGCTCGATCACATTGGTAATGTGGCTCAGCTTTCTCCTCTTATTGGCTTTGTACACAAGCATGTTGTGATTGTTGATACTGAGCCCGAGCTAGAGAAATCGGAATTTTTG GCAGAACATGAACAAGAAGCTATCAGGCAGAGGAAAATGCAAGAGCTGATGGCTCAACATGGCACT GGGAAGCATGCAATCATCAGAAATCCAGATCAATAG
- the LOC106434800 gene encoding ras-related protein RABG3e — MPSRRRTLLKVIILGDSGVGKTSLMNQYVNKKFSNQYKATIGADFLTKEVHYEDRLFTLQIWDTAGQERFQSLGVAFYRGADCCVLVYDVNSAKSFEDLNNWREEFLIQASPSDPENFPFVVIGNKIDVDGGNSRVVSEKKARAWCASKGNIPYYETSAKEGTNVEDAFMCITKNAMKSGEEEEMYMPDTIDVGTSNPQRSTGCEC, encoded by the exons ATGCCTTCCCGTAGAAGAACTCTCCTCAAAGTCATCATCCTCGGCGATAGCGG GGTGGGGAAGACCTCTTTGATGAATCA ATATGTTAACAAGAAGTTTAGCAACCAGTACAAGGCCACCATTGGTGCCGATTTCTTGACTAAGGAAGTACACTATGAAGACCGCCTCTTCACTTTGCAG ATATGGGATACAGCTGGTCAAGAAAGGTTCCAGAGCCTTGGAGTAGCTTTTTACCGCGGTGCTGATTGTTGTGTACTTGTCTATGATGTCAACTCCGCCAAATCATTTGAGGATCTCAACAACTGGAGGGAAGAGTTTCTCATCCAG GCGAGTCCGTCTGATCCAGAGAACTTCCCCTTTGTTGTCATCGGCAACAAAATCGATGTGGATGGTGGAAACAGCCGTGTGGTTTCAGAGAAGAAGGCTCGAGCTTGGTGTGCTTCGAAAGGAAACATCCCTTACTATGAAACTTCTGCCAAAGAAGGCACCAATGTTGAAGACGCATTCATGTGTATTACCAAGAATGCAATGAAGAgtggagaagaggaagaaat GTACATGCCCGACACAATTGATGTCGGAACCAGCAATCCACAGAGGTCAACAGGATGTGAATGCTAA
- the LOC106434805 gene encoding uncharacterized protein LOC106434805 — MFPDQTDPHRLPLSYLSLSLCSPPMADHDEEETHHHQRPPYIPKETAVQALNTIIQLHFEKTLEKKRAIDNQKKKLHNLFTLFFIFLAVVFASLSQPSSRLQCRHCWAPICFLSFSHLIFYISVAQTLRCINGFKYQRRCHKLTLGLATEKLRFVKTVAATAVGEEEISAAAAAGDLEVPYQEPSESYLGKFKRNWALYFGFLILLYAFLVSFSVVVLCF, encoded by the coding sequence ATGTTCCCAGACCAGACAGACCCACACAGACTTCCActctcttatctctctctctctctctgtagtCCTCCAATGGCGGACCACGACGAGGAAGAGACCCACCACCATCAAAGACCACCGTATATCCCCAAAGAAACGGCCGTCCAAGCTCTAAACACCATAATCCAACTCCACTTCGAGAAAACCCTGGAGAAAAAACGAGCCATTGACAACCAAAAGAAGAAGCTCCACAACCTCTTCaccctcttcttcatcttccttgcCGTCGTCTTCGCTTCCCTCTCTCAACCCTCCAGCCGTCTCCAATGCCGCCATTGTTGGGCACCAATATgtttcctctctttctctcacctCATCTTCTACATCTCAGTGGCACAGACCCTACGTTGCATCAACGGGTTCAAGTACCAGCGTCGCTGCCATAAGCTAACTCTCGGCCTCGCCACGGAGAAGCTTCGCTTCGTGAAGACAGTGGCAGCTACCGCTGTTGGTGAGGAGGAGATCTCAGCCGCCGCTGCTGCGGGGGATCTGGAAGTGCCGTATCAAGAGCCGTCGGAGAGTTATTTGGGGAAGTTTAAGAGGAATTGGGCTCTTTATTTTGGGTTCTTGATCCTTCTCTATGCTTTCTTGGTTTCTTTCTCTGTTGTAGTCCTCTGTTTCTGA
- the LOC106434815 gene encoding E3 ubiquitin-protein ligase ATL76-like — MSANELPSSAQAFQEQLLGGFVSRKLLMHNLFDHNTLRALAVPPSPPVTHENNLSETVLMLLSVLICGIICCLVLHYIIRCAFRSCSSFMISDSTSIFLTPHSSSNKGIKKKALKMFPVVSYTHEMNLSGIGEECVICLSDFVCDEKLRLLPKCNHGFHVRCIDKWLQQHLTCPKCRHCLVETCQKILGDSSQADQVTETASTESVFVRISPLEPEGRVNTFRESS, encoded by the coding sequence ATGTCTGCAAATGAATTACCTTCTTCAGCTCAAGCCTTCCAAGAACAACTCCTTGGCGGTTTTGTCTCTAGAAAACTGCTTATGCACAATCTATTTGACCACAACACTCTACGAGCCCTTGCGGTGCCGCCATCTCCTCCTGTCACCCATGAGAACAACCTCAGTGAGACTGTGCTGATGCTTCTCTCAGTCCTCATATGTGGAATCATCTGCTGCCTCGTGTTACATTACATCATTCGTTGCGCATTTAGAAGCTGCTCAAGTTTCATGATCTCCGATTCTACCTCTATTTTTTTAACACCACACAGTTCATCAAACAAAGGAATCAAGAAGAAAGCTCTAAAAATGTTCCCTGTCGTGAGTTACACACATGAGATGAACCTGTCTGGGATTGGTGAAGAATGTGTTATCTGTCTGTCAGATTTTGTTTGCGATGAAAAGCTTAGGCTGCTCCCTAAGTGCAACCACGGGTTCCATGTTCGTTGCATTGACAAGTGGCTTCAACAACATTTGACTTGTCCGAAATGCAGACACTGTCTGGTTGAGACATGCCAAAAGATCTTAGGCGACTCTAGTCAAGCTGATCAAGTGACAGAAACAGCATCAACAGAAAGCGTATTTGTCAGGATTTCTCCTCTAGAACCTGAAGGAAGAGTAAACACTTTTAGAGAAAGCAGCTAA
- the LOC106434818 gene encoding uncharacterized protein LOC106434818, with protein sequence MSSRSSSSSAREVELQKEAKRHEVALDELSCLSSSRSVYQKNGNLFFLTTAKKVKIDAEKQLDHAKSELAKIRSQTR encoded by the coding sequence ATGTCGAGCcgctcgtcttcttcttctgcccGCGAAGTAGAACTTCAGAAGGAAGCGAAAAGGCACGAGGTTGCTCTAGATGAATTGAgctgtctctcttcttctcGAAGTGTCTACCAGAAAAACGGAAACCTCTTCTTCCTCACCACTGCCAAGAAAGTGAAAATCGATGCGGAGAAACAACTAGACCACGCTAAATCTGAACTCGCCAAGATTCGTTCGCAGACACGATGA
- the LOC106434816 gene encoding RING-H2 finger protein ATL78-like, translated as MYVPTMKQTNIFQDILVSCYSRRLLLEQSPSPTPSPYVEDNNFDANVVMVLSVLLCAFLCSLGLNSIIRCALMCSSLAPSEADNNQTAARMTNTGVKRKALKSFQTISYAADLNLPGLDTECVICLSEFVSEERVKLLPTCHHGFHVRCIDKWLSSHSSCPTCRHCLVETCQKIADCSQTRSLNPPQPPQDSIIVQIAPLQPERWIRCFR; from the coding sequence ATGTATGTTCCCACCATGAAACAAACTAACATCTTCCAAGATATTCTTGTAAGTTGTTACTCAAGAAGATTACTACTTGAACAATCACCAAGTCCGACACCGTCCCCATATGTAGAAGATAACAACTTTGATGCAAATGTTGTTATGGTCCTATCAGTCCTCTTGTGTGCATTCCTTTGCTCACTTGGACTCAATTCTATAATAAGATGTGCCTTGATGTGCTCCAGTTTAGCACCATCGGAAGCTGATAACAACCAAACAGCAGCTCGCATGACCAACACAGGAGTCAAACGGAAAGCCTTGAAGAGTTTCCAGACAATAAGTTACGCTGCTGATCTGAATCTTCCTGGCCTAGACACAGAGTGCGTCATATGTCTCTCAGAGTTCGTATCCGAAGAGCGTGTGAAGCTGCTGCCGACATGCCACCATGGATTCCATGTCCGGTGTATAGACAAGTGGCTTAGTTCACATTCATCATGTCCAACGTGCAGACACTGCCTCGTGGAGACCTGCCAGAAGATTGCCGACTGCAGCCAAACAAGGTCGTTGAACCCTCCTCAACCACCACAAGACAGCATCATCGTGCAAATAGCACCACTACAACCAGAAAGATGGATACGCTGTTTTAGGTGA